In Crassostrea angulata isolate pt1a10 chromosome 4, ASM2561291v2, whole genome shotgun sequence, one genomic interval encodes:
- the LOC128182546 gene encoding Kv channel-interacting protein 4-like isoform X14 produces MGAIYDKVLDMDHDLEDLEMQVVRYKPEGLDVLCRKSKFTRKELQIMYRGFKQECPTGIVNEETFKEIYAQFFPQGDSSAYAHYVFNTFDHDRNGSLSFEEFVMGLSVLSRGTLQERLQWAFNLYDINGDGFITKDEMTDIVSAIYEMMGRFSEPMVDENTTKEHVERVFHKMDINRDGVITFDEFMETCRRDENITKGMAIFDTVL; encoded by the exons ATGGGAGCAATATACGACAAAGTATTGGATATGG ATCATGACTTGGAAGATTTGGAAATGCAGGTTGTTCGTTATAAACCGGAAGGTCTGGATGTCCTGTGCCGGAAGTCAAAGTTCACCCGGAAGGAGCTACAAATTATGTATAGAGGCTTTAAACAG GAATGTCCTACCGGCATCGTGAATGAAGAAACGTTCAAGGAGATCTATGCACAATTCTTTCCACAGGGCG ACTCTAGCGCCTACGCTCATTATGTGTTCAACACTTTCGACCATGATCGGAATGGATCTCTGAGTTTCGAG GAGTTCGTGATGGGCTTATCAGTATTATCCAGAGGAACTCTCCAGGAGAGACTGCAGTGGGCTTTCAATTTGTACGACATCAATGGCGACGGCTTCATCACCAAGGACGAGATGACGGACATTGTGTCGGCCATCTACGAGATGATGGGCCGATTCTCCGAACCGATGGTCGACGAAAACACCACCAAAGAACACGTGGAAAGAGTATTTCAC aaaatggATATCAATCGTGACGGCGTGATTACGTTTGACGAGTTTATGGAGACGTGTCGTAGG gaCGAAAACATAACAAAAGGAATGGCAATTTTTGATACAGTCCTTTAA
- the LOC128182546 gene encoding Kv channel-interacting protein 4-like isoform X11: protein MDALTNWLNLKRGEFRKKDHDLEDLEMQVVRYKPEGLDVLCRKSKFTRKELQIMYRGFKQVECPTGIVNEETFKEIYAQFFPQGDSSAYAHYVFNTFDHDRNGSLSFEEFVMGLSVLSRGTLQERLQWAFNLYDINGDGFITKDEMTDIVSAIYEMMGRFSEPMVDENTTKEHVERVFHKMDINRDGVITFDEFMETCRRDENITKGMAIFDTVL, encoded by the exons ATGGATGCTTTAACTAACTGGCTTAACTTGAAGAGGGgtgaatttagaaaaaaag ATCATGACTTGGAAGATTTGGAAATGCAGGTTGTTCGTTATAAACCGGAAGGTCTGGATGTCCTGTGCCGGAAGTCAAAGTTCACCCGGAAGGAGCTACAAATTATGTATAGAGGCTTTAAACAGGTA GAATGTCCTACCGGCATCGTGAATGAAGAAACGTTCAAGGAGATCTATGCACAATTCTTTCCACAGGGCG ACTCTAGCGCCTACGCTCATTATGTGTTCAACACTTTCGACCATGATCGGAATGGATCTCTGAGTTTCGAG GAGTTCGTGATGGGCTTATCAGTATTATCCAGAGGAACTCTCCAGGAGAGACTGCAGTGGGCTTTCAATTTGTACGACATCAATGGCGACGGCTTCATCACCAAGGACGAGATGACGGACATTGTGTCGGCCATCTACGAGATGATGGGCCGATTCTCCGAACCGATGGTCGACGAAAACACCACCAAAGAACACGTGGAAAGAGTATTTCAC aaaatggATATCAATCGTGACGGCGTGATTACGTTTGACGAGTTTATGGAGACGTGTCGTAGG gaCGAAAACATAACAAAAGGAATGGCAATTTTTGATACAGTCCTTTAA
- the LOC128182546 gene encoding Kv channel-interacting protein 4-like isoform X12 — protein MDALTNWLNLKRGEFRKKDHDLEDLEMQVVRYKPEGLDVLCRKSKFTRKELQIMYRGFKQECPTGIVNEETFKEIYAQFFPQGDSSAYAHYVFNTFDHDRNGSLSFEEFVMGLSVLSRGTLQERLQWAFNLYDINGDGFITKDEMTDIVSAIYEMMGRFSEPMVDENTTKEHVERVFHKMDINRDGVITFDEFMETCRRDENITKGMAIFDTVL, from the exons ATGGATGCTTTAACTAACTGGCTTAACTTGAAGAGGGgtgaatttagaaaaaaag ATCATGACTTGGAAGATTTGGAAATGCAGGTTGTTCGTTATAAACCGGAAGGTCTGGATGTCCTGTGCCGGAAGTCAAAGTTCACCCGGAAGGAGCTACAAATTATGTATAGAGGCTTTAAACAG GAATGTCCTACCGGCATCGTGAATGAAGAAACGTTCAAGGAGATCTATGCACAATTCTTTCCACAGGGCG ACTCTAGCGCCTACGCTCATTATGTGTTCAACACTTTCGACCATGATCGGAATGGATCTCTGAGTTTCGAG GAGTTCGTGATGGGCTTATCAGTATTATCCAGAGGAACTCTCCAGGAGAGACTGCAGTGGGCTTTCAATTTGTACGACATCAATGGCGACGGCTTCATCACCAAGGACGAGATGACGGACATTGTGTCGGCCATCTACGAGATGATGGGCCGATTCTCCGAACCGATGGTCGACGAAAACACCACCAAAGAACACGTGGAAAGAGTATTTCAC aaaatggATATCAATCGTGACGGCGTGATTACGTTTGACGAGTTTATGGAGACGTGTCGTAGG gaCGAAAACATAACAAAAGGAATGGCAATTTTTGATACAGTCCTTTAA
- the LOC128182546 gene encoding Kv channel-interacting protein 4-like isoform X13 produces MGAIYDKVLDMDHDLEDLEMQVVRYKPEGLDVLCRKSKFTRKELQIMYRGFKQVECPTGIVNEETFKEIYAQFFPQGDSSAYAHYVFNTFDHDRNGSLSFEEFVMGLSVLSRGTLQERLQWAFNLYDINGDGFITKDEMTDIVSAIYEMMGRFSEPMVDENTTKEHVERVFHKMDINRDGVITFDEFMETCRRDENITKGMAIFDTVL; encoded by the exons ATGGGAGCAATATACGACAAAGTATTGGATATGG ATCATGACTTGGAAGATTTGGAAATGCAGGTTGTTCGTTATAAACCGGAAGGTCTGGATGTCCTGTGCCGGAAGTCAAAGTTCACCCGGAAGGAGCTACAAATTATGTATAGAGGCTTTAAACAGGTA GAATGTCCTACCGGCATCGTGAATGAAGAAACGTTCAAGGAGATCTATGCACAATTCTTTCCACAGGGCG ACTCTAGCGCCTACGCTCATTATGTGTTCAACACTTTCGACCATGATCGGAATGGATCTCTGAGTTTCGAG GAGTTCGTGATGGGCTTATCAGTATTATCCAGAGGAACTCTCCAGGAGAGACTGCAGTGGGCTTTCAATTTGTACGACATCAATGGCGACGGCTTCATCACCAAGGACGAGATGACGGACATTGTGTCGGCCATCTACGAGATGATGGGCCGATTCTCCGAACCGATGGTCGACGAAAACACCACCAAAGAACACGTGGAAAGAGTATTTCAC aaaatggATATCAATCGTGACGGCGTGATTACGTTTGACGAGTTTATGGAGACGTGTCGTAGG gaCGAAAACATAACAAAAGGAATGGCAATTTTTGATACAGTCCTTTAA